A window from Microbacterium ginsengiterrae encodes these proteins:
- a CDS encoding ABC transporter permease, giving the protein MKAFRNGVSLLAIEIWLPLLLVVLWWTVSEYVNSLYFPPLRVIMEAFAENWLVPDKALSNLVPSLQLIIVAYSLAVVAGIVFGTTLGLVRPLERAVRPIVEAMRAVPGVALLPLFIVLFGIDQPMRILLVAFGAMWPVLLNTLDGVRGVEPTLLDMTRSYRVGRVRRLFQVILKSAGPQIFAGARISLAVTLIIMVVAETVGADGGVGYFLMTAKSEFRISAMWSAMVALGILGYILNIIFRIAERYVLRWHRLQQARLERTS; this is encoded by the coding sequence ATGAAGGCGTTCCGTAACGGGGTCTCGCTCCTCGCGATCGAGATCTGGCTGCCGCTGCTGCTCGTGGTCCTGTGGTGGACCGTGAGCGAGTACGTGAACTCGCTGTACTTCCCGCCGCTGCGGGTGATCATGGAGGCGTTCGCCGAGAACTGGCTCGTGCCGGACAAGGCGCTGTCGAACCTGGTGCCCAGCCTTCAGCTGATCATCGTGGCGTACTCGCTGGCGGTGGTCGCCGGTATCGTCTTCGGCACCACGCTGGGCCTGGTGCGCCCCCTTGAGCGCGCGGTCCGCCCGATCGTCGAGGCCATGCGCGCCGTGCCCGGCGTCGCTCTCCTACCCCTGTTCATCGTGCTGTTCGGCATCGATCAGCCGATGCGGATCCTGCTCGTCGCGTTCGGCGCGATGTGGCCGGTGCTGCTCAACACCCTCGACGGTGTGCGAGGCGTCGAGCCGACTCTGCTCGACATGACCCGCTCGTACCGCGTCGGGCGCGTGCGCCGCCTTTTCCAGGTCATCCTGAAATCTGCCGGCCCTCAGATCTTCGCCGGCGCGCGGATCTCGCTCGCGGTGACCCTGATCATCATGGTGGTCGCCGAGACCGTGGGTGCCGACGGCGGCGTCGGCTACTTCCTGATGACGGCCAAGAGCGAGTTCCGCATCTCCGCGATGTGGAGCGCCATGGTCGCCCTCGGCATCCTCGGCTACATCCTCAACATCATCTTCCGCATCGCAGAGCGCTACGTCCTGCGCTGGCACCGACTTCAGCAAGCCCGATTGGAGAGGACGTCATGA
- a CDS encoding SDR family oxidoreductase has translation MIALDLRDRVAVVTGASAGIGRATVGVLVEAGATVLAVARREENLRELAETLPSGAVIPLPLDITEPDAAAWVVDAVEAAGGRLDILVNAAGGSRTVAVDAPDSAWDEAMELNFSGGRRLSQALIPFLRCSEHGRIITVTGSSEPATNPVFADASRASALNASNSAKAAAHAWSKGLSRELGVDGITVNCVAPGTILTEQLARIFPTEEDRRRHVEEMGIPAGRFGAPIELAHTIAFLASDLAEYITGEIISVDGGKRRFAF, from the coding sequence GTGATCGCGCTGGATCTCCGCGACCGCGTGGCGGTCGTCACCGGAGCGAGCGCGGGAATCGGTCGGGCCACGGTCGGGGTGCTCGTCGAGGCGGGTGCCACCGTGCTCGCGGTCGCCCGCCGGGAGGAGAACCTCCGCGAACTCGCTGAAACGCTGCCTTCCGGTGCCGTGATTCCGCTGCCGCTCGACATCACCGAACCGGATGCTGCGGCATGGGTGGTCGACGCCGTCGAGGCGGCCGGAGGCCGTCTCGACATCCTGGTCAACGCCGCGGGCGGGTCTCGCACGGTCGCCGTCGACGCACCGGACTCGGCCTGGGACGAGGCGATGGAGCTCAATTTCAGTGGAGGTCGGCGTCTCTCCCAGGCGCTGATACCGTTCCTTCGGTGCAGTGAACACGGCCGCATCATCACGGTCACCGGCTCGTCCGAACCTGCCACCAACCCCGTCTTCGCGGACGCGTCGCGCGCCTCGGCACTGAATGCGTCGAACTCGGCGAAGGCTGCGGCGCACGCATGGAGCAAGGGCCTGTCTCGTGAGCTCGGGGTCGACGGCATCACCGTCAATTGCGTGGCACCTGGCACGATCCTCACCGAACAACTGGCGCGCATCTTCCCCACTGAGGAGGACCGCCGCCGGCACGTCGAGGAGATGGGCATCCCCGCCGGCCGATTCGGAGCCCCGATCGAACTCGCGCACACCATCGCCTTCCTGGCGTCGGATCTCGCCGAGTACATCACCGGCGAGATCATCAGTGTCGACGGCGGGAAGCGACGCTTCGCGTTCTGA
- a CDS encoding ribonuclease H family protein — MTITAAADGSALGNPGPNGWAWYIDDDNWAAGGSPHGTNNQGELQAVLELLRATAGADDSLLIMCDSKYVIDSITKWMPGWKRRGWRKADGAPVLNRDLMESLDEAMQGRDVKFAWVKGHAGHDLNEAADERANAAAKAYQAGREPQRGPGFTMGEVMPEHAMTVATPAPVAPASAGTGRPVAEPASQPLWAEASDLLDGLAQEPATAIELHLTLTPEEHARLKDRADAQGVSLEQALRRLI, encoded by the coding sequence ATGACGATCACCGCCGCGGCAGACGGCTCCGCCCTCGGCAATCCCGGTCCGAACGGGTGGGCCTGGTACATCGATGACGACAACTGGGCGGCGGGCGGATCCCCGCACGGCACGAACAACCAGGGCGAGCTGCAGGCCGTCCTCGAGCTGCTGCGCGCCACGGCAGGGGCGGACGACTCTCTGCTGATCATGTGCGACAGCAAGTACGTCATCGACTCGATCACGAAGTGGATGCCGGGGTGGAAGCGCCGCGGATGGCGCAAGGCCGACGGCGCACCGGTGCTCAACCGTGACCTCATGGAGTCGCTGGACGAGGCGATGCAGGGTCGGGATGTGAAGTTCGCCTGGGTGAAGGGGCACGCCGGCCACGACCTCAACGAGGCGGCGGACGAGCGTGCGAACGCGGCAGCGAAGGCGTATCAGGCGGGGCGCGAGCCGCAGCGCGGTCCCGGCTTCACGATGGGTGAGGTCATGCCCGAGCACGCGATGACCGTCGCGACGCCGGCGCCGGTCGCGCCGGCGTCTGCCGGTACTGGGCGGCCTGTCGCCGAGCCCGCATCGCAACCGCTGTGGGCCGAGGCATCCGATCTCCTCGACGGATTGGCGCAGGAGCCGGCCACGGCGATCGAGCTGCACCTCACCCTCACGCCGGAGGAGCACGCGCGGCTGAAGGACAGGGCCGACGCGCAGGGTGTCTCCCTCGAGCAGGCGCTGCGCCGCCTGATCTGA
- a CDS encoding DoxX family protein — MASRARTVTRIFLGASLVFAGVSHLTFARDEFQAQVPESLPLDPDTTVLASGAVEIGLGSALLFARKRRRTVGTLAALFFVAVFPGNVAQWMHQRDGFGLDTDMKRFVRLFFQPVLVWAAAWSTRR, encoded by the coding sequence ATGGCCTCACGCGCACGCACCGTCACTCGTATCTTCCTCGGAGCATCGCTGGTGTTCGCCGGGGTGTCGCATCTCACGTTCGCGCGTGACGAGTTCCAGGCCCAGGTACCAGAGTCGTTGCCGCTCGACCCCGACACGACCGTGCTCGCATCGGGCGCGGTGGAGATCGGTCTGGGGTCCGCCCTGCTGTTCGCGCGGAAGCGCCGCCGCACCGTGGGAACCCTCGCCGCGCTGTTCTTCGTCGCCGTCTTCCCGGGCAACGTCGCGCAGTGGATGCATCAGCGCGACGGCTTCGGGCTCGACACCGACATGAAGCGCTTCGTGCGGCTGTTCTTCCAGCCCGTGCTCGTCTGGGCCGCGGCCTGGTCGACGCGCCGCTGA
- a CDS encoding SDR family NAD(P)-dependent oxidoreductase, with protein sequence MTRVHGASAVVTGGASGIGRGIAEALITEGAHVMISDVDAAAAEQTAAEIGALWVATDVSRLESVEELAATAVAEFGSIEIVVNNAGVGPFAPIAELTMADWRWMLDVNLYGVIHGVHTFLPILEANPHGGHIVNTTSMSTLTPFARLGAYAVSKFGVAALTEVLQLELEEAGSRVHVTQLVPGSVRTNIAQSTRHRPDGDKGALQDAAIDLSFSSSTHWLEPSEVGRITVRAIENDDPYAITHPDRWSAVAKRFSRIEQAFHQYQDDVD encoded by the coding sequence GTGACCCGCGTGCATGGCGCCTCCGCGGTGGTCACGGGCGGTGCATCCGGCATCGGTCGTGGCATCGCGGAGGCGCTCATCACCGAAGGTGCGCACGTGATGATCTCAGACGTCGACGCAGCGGCCGCTGAACAGACCGCCGCCGAGATCGGTGCGCTCTGGGTCGCCACCGACGTCAGCCGTCTGGAGAGCGTGGAAGAGCTCGCAGCCACCGCGGTCGCCGAGTTCGGCAGCATCGAGATCGTCGTCAACAACGCCGGCGTCGGGCCGTTCGCCCCGATCGCCGAGCTGACGATGGCCGACTGGCGCTGGATGCTCGACGTGAACCTCTACGGCGTGATCCATGGAGTGCACACCTTCCTGCCGATCCTCGAAGCCAACCCGCACGGCGGCCACATCGTCAACACGACGTCGATGTCGACCCTGACGCCGTTCGCCCGGCTGGGCGCCTATGCGGTGTCGAAGTTCGGCGTCGCGGCGCTCACCGAGGTTCTGCAACTCGAACTCGAGGAAGCCGGCAGCCGCGTGCACGTCACGCAGCTGGTGCCCGGATCGGTGCGCACGAACATCGCGCAGAGCACTCGTCACCGCCCGGACGGCGATAAGGGCGCGCTGCAGGATGCCGCGATCGACCTGTCGTTCTCGTCGAGCACGCATTGGCTCGAGCCGTCGGAAGTAGGGCGCATCACGGTGCGCGCGATCGAGAACGACGACCCGTATGCGATCACCCATCCCGACCGGTGGTCCGCCGTCGCGAAGAGGTTCAGTCGGATCGAGCAGGCCTTCCACCAGTACCAGGACGACGTGGACTGA
- a CDS encoding FAD-binding oxidoreductase, with translation MVNAAPYQLDPQIADLLVAVVGDEHALRSQEERDNYRDPFWNIEDRTYDSSLVLFPHSTEQIQAIVRIANEHGVPLWTSSQGRNNGYGGPSPRVRGSVLISLREMNRVLEINEELAYAVVEPGVSWFELREALDRAGHEDLWFSIPDLGWGSVIGNSLDNGMTYAPYGSDFQKICGLEVVLADGEILRTGLGAQPGNDSWHLYTRGYGPVLDQLFFQSNYGIVTRAGIWLMRRPEAFAPLFLTIPRHEQLAQAIDIFRELRLDGVVRGVPSIQNLVTMSAQFDETRDMYLRADAAMSDEKLNELGDSTGLGRWGARTALWGDRVVVDHHLERIRTAWEAIEGGRVISDRIFARDEWGEITKFVDKVQAGIPNMDIIQATPANVGHIAFAPVLPLKGDTVVESIDMIRDVIVDAVGLNHVCALYFPNDRTCVAVNSITFDVTDEELFRNSYTTMKKLVVEAGKRGFTEYRAHVDLMDLVSDQLSFNDHAYRRFVEKIKDAVDPKGILAAGRHGVWPGSYRA, from the coding sequence ATGGTGAATGCCGCTCCCTATCAGCTTGACCCTCAGATCGCCGATCTGCTTGTCGCCGTCGTGGGCGACGAGCACGCTCTCCGTTCGCAGGAAGAGCGTGACAACTATCGCGACCCGTTCTGGAACATCGAGGACCGCACATACGACTCCTCGCTCGTGTTGTTCCCGCACTCGACGGAGCAGATCCAGGCCATCGTCCGCATCGCCAACGAGCACGGCGTGCCGCTGTGGACCTCATCGCAGGGCCGCAACAACGGATACGGCGGCCCCTCGCCCCGTGTCCGCGGCTCAGTCCTCATCAGCCTTCGCGAGATGAACCGCGTTCTCGAGATCAACGAGGAGCTCGCCTACGCGGTCGTCGAGCCCGGTGTCTCATGGTTCGAACTGCGCGAGGCACTCGATCGCGCCGGTCACGAGGATCTCTGGTTCTCGATCCCGGACCTCGGTTGGGGCAGCGTGATCGGCAACTCGCTCGACAACGGCATGACGTATGCCCCTTACGGGTCCGACTTCCAGAAGATCTGCGGCCTCGAGGTCGTGCTCGCAGACGGTGAGATCCTCCGCACCGGGCTCGGCGCCCAGCCGGGCAACGACTCCTGGCACCTGTACACCCGCGGATACGGTCCGGTCCTCGATCAGCTGTTCTTCCAGTCGAACTACGGCATCGTCACGCGCGCAGGCATCTGGCTCATGCGCCGCCCCGAGGCGTTCGCTCCATTGTTCCTCACCATCCCGCGCCACGAGCAGCTCGCCCAGGCGATCGACATCTTCCGAGAGCTCCGCCTCGACGGCGTTGTCCGCGGCGTTCCCAGCATCCAGAACCTCGTCACGATGTCCGCACAGTTCGACGAGACGCGTGACATGTACCTTCGCGCTGATGCTGCGATGAGTGACGAGAAACTCAACGAGCTCGGGGACAGCACCGGGCTCGGACGCTGGGGCGCGCGCACGGCGCTCTGGGGAGACCGCGTCGTCGTCGACCACCACCTCGAGCGGATCCGGACCGCGTGGGAGGCGATCGAGGGTGGTCGTGTCATCTCCGATCGGATCTTCGCGCGCGACGAGTGGGGCGAGATCACGAAGTTCGTCGACAAGGTCCAGGCCGGAATCCCGAACATGGACATCATCCAGGCCACGCCCGCCAACGTCGGCCACATCGCCTTCGCCCCCGTGCTCCCGCTGAAGGGCGACACCGTCGTCGAGAGCATCGACATGATCCGCGACGTCATCGTCGACGCGGTCGGTCTGAACCACGTATGCGCACTGTACTTCCCGAACGACCGCACCTGCGTCGCCGTGAACAGCATCACGTTCGACGTGACGGATGAGGAGCTCTTCCGCAACTCGTACACCACGATGAAGAAACTCGTCGTCGAGGCGGGCAAGCGCGGCTTCACCGAGTACCGGGCACACGTGGACCTCATGGACCTCGTGTCCGACCAGCTCTCCTTCAACGACCACGCGTACCGCCGATTCGTCGAGAAGATCAAGGATGCCGTCGACCCGAAGGGCATCCTCGCCGCCGGACGTCACGGCGTGTGGCCGGGAAGCTACCGCGCGTGA
- a CDS encoding ABC transporter substrate-binding protein, whose translation MNSRFRRILAVSAAAALATSLVACSGSSDAGGDASEPSEGPTAITVATYPVMSNAAVYIGVEEGIFADNGLDVTLETITSGPDSVPTLLSGDLTFTSIDVPTLINATKEDVGLVAVGAMMVGVDVDRGYVGVVAAPDKGIEDWADLEGKKVGVNALGSTPVALISASMEAVGADPSTVQWVQIAQPETIPALQAGQLDAANLAQPLLTAAEEAGFEQVGNPEQLTVGGVPTFLYVTTREYAEKNPEVVAAFQESLNASGEIANGDHELAIETAKKSTTVDPAVLDKVTGLPMWGSKPLTTEDLQKFIDVLVNAGQLDESDASIADQMIWNG comes from the coding sequence ATGAACTCCCGCTTCCGCCGCATCCTCGCCGTCAGCGCCGCCGCGGCTCTCGCCACGTCGCTCGTGGCGTGCTCCGGCTCCAGTGACGCCGGCGGCGACGCCTCGGAGCCCAGCGAGGGCCCCACGGCGATCACCGTCGCCACCTACCCGGTGATGTCCAACGCCGCCGTCTACATCGGGGTCGAGGAGGGCATCTTCGCCGACAACGGGCTGGACGTCACTCTCGAGACGATCACCTCGGGTCCGGACTCCGTCCCGACCCTGCTCAGCGGTGACCTCACCTTCACCTCGATCGACGTCCCCACCCTCATCAACGCCACCAAGGAAGACGTCGGCCTCGTGGCCGTCGGCGCGATGATGGTCGGCGTCGACGTCGACCGCGGATACGTCGGCGTCGTCGCCGCCCCGGACAAGGGCATCGAGGACTGGGCCGACCTCGAGGGCAAGAAGGTCGGTGTGAATGCGCTCGGCAGCACTCCGGTCGCCCTCATCAGCGCATCCATGGAAGCCGTCGGCGCCGACCCCAGCACGGTGCAGTGGGTGCAGATCGCACAGCCGGAGACCATCCCTGCACTGCAGGCCGGGCAGCTCGACGCGGCCAACCTCGCTCAGCCTCTGCTGACGGCTGCCGAGGAGGCGGGCTTCGAACAGGTCGGCAACCCCGAGCAGCTCACGGTCGGTGGTGTCCCCACGTTCCTGTACGTGACGACGCGAGAGTACGCCGAGAAGAACCCCGAGGTGGTCGCCGCGTTCCAGGAGTCGCTGAACGCGTCCGGTGAGATCGCCAACGGAGATCACGAGCTCGCCATCGAAACCGCGAAGAAGTCCACCACGGTGGACCCGGCCGTCCTCGACAAGGTCACCGGCCTTCCGATGTGGGGCTCCAAGCCGCTGACGACGGAGGACCTCCAGAAGTTCATCGATGTCCTGGTCAACGCCGGTCAGCTCGACGAGAGCGACGCCTCGATCGCCGACCAGATGATCTGGAACGGCTGA
- a CDS encoding serine hydrolase domain-containing protein, with translation MTTISVDTSAEIDGRHLPVAGHHEKRFAPVVEAFIDNYRQENELGSAVSLVVDGKKVVDVWGGWFDVGREREWEQDTLVCMMSVAKGITAIAFNMLIDRGIVDLDEPVATYWPEFAANGKAELPVRYLLDHRAGLPALEEPLWRGAMYDREAMVAALARQAPLWEPGTVAAYHVHTQGYLLGEIMRRTTGKLVGEFVRNEIAGPLGADYWLGLPASEHARVSPLVPSMGAKILAAQEVEPEDSLRRRAFAQNPPGTWGEMVNSPEWREMEMPSGSGHGNARSVARIYGALAAGAVDGIRLLSEDALDTMTTMQHDQIELLQDRHYRQGLGVLLNSPDAVYMGPNPAAFGHHGIGGSIGFADRDARIGFSYSVNQMHDVGTNGPRARRLIDAVYACL, from the coding sequence ATGACCACCATTTCCGTCGACACCAGCGCAGAGATCGACGGGCGACACCTCCCCGTGGCCGGCCACCACGAGAAGCGATTCGCCCCCGTCGTCGAGGCGTTCATCGACAATTACCGGCAGGAGAACGAGCTCGGATCTGCTGTGAGCCTCGTCGTCGACGGCAAGAAGGTCGTGGACGTCTGGGGCGGGTGGTTCGATGTCGGACGCGAGCGCGAGTGGGAGCAGGACACTCTCGTCTGCATGATGTCCGTGGCCAAGGGCATCACGGCGATCGCGTTCAACATGCTCATCGACCGGGGCATCGTCGACCTCGACGAGCCTGTCGCCACGTACTGGCCGGAGTTCGCCGCCAACGGCAAAGCCGAGCTCCCCGTGCGCTACCTGCTCGACCACCGGGCAGGACTGCCCGCCCTCGAGGAGCCGCTGTGGCGCGGCGCGATGTACGACCGTGAGGCCATGGTGGCGGCACTCGCGCGACAGGCGCCGCTGTGGGAACCGGGCACCGTCGCTGCGTACCACGTGCACACACAGGGGTATCTGCTCGGCGAGATCATGAGGAGGACCACCGGCAAGCTCGTCGGTGAGTTCGTGCGCAATGAGATCGCCGGTCCCCTGGGGGCCGACTACTGGCTCGGGCTGCCGGCATCCGAGCACGCCCGTGTGAGCCCGCTCGTGCCGAGCATGGGGGCGAAGATCCTCGCCGCTCAGGAGGTCGAGCCGGAGGACTCGCTGCGGCGCCGCGCGTTCGCCCAGAACCCGCCTGGCACCTGGGGTGAGATGGTGAATTCGCCGGAGTGGCGGGAGATGGAGATGCCCAGCGGCAGCGGGCACGGAAACGCCCGCTCCGTCGCGCGCATCTACGGCGCGCTCGCCGCCGGCGCGGTCGACGGCATCCGCTTGCTCAGCGAGGACGCGCTCGACACCATGACGACGATGCAGCACGACCAGATCGAGTTGCTCCAGGATCGCCACTACCGCCAGGGGCTCGGGGTGTTGCTGAATTCGCCCGATGCCGTGTACATGGGCCCGAACCCCGCGGCATTCGGCCACCACGGAATCGGCGGTTCCATCGGGTTCGCCGACCGCGATGCGCGGATCGGATTCTCATACTCGGTCAACCAGATGCACGACGTCGGCACGAACGGGCCGCGCGCACGTCGACTCATTGACGCCGTCTACGCCTGCCTCTGA
- a CDS encoding ABC transporter permease has product MNASTEVTRAPRADRRGPSTFGWLLIQTGAVVLAGGIWWLASGFFPAGAIPTPPEVLGRLGQLVLTGEFWSAIGITVGTFALALTVSIVVAVPLGLVIGASTFWTQSTRLLFDFLRTIPPIALLPLLLLVLGADFEMVFGLAVLGAIWPILIQSIYAARQGEALLVDMSAAYRIPRGWFIRHIFVPGALPFVMTGVRLGTTICLLLTISGQLLGAAPGLGHEIAAAQAWYDTPRMYAYVLVAAILGLIVNAGVWAAQRRLLRWHPSVRGESR; this is encoded by the coding sequence ATGAACGCGTCAACTGAGGTCACGCGCGCGCCGCGCGCTGACCGACGCGGGCCGAGCACATTCGGCTGGCTCCTCATCCAGACCGGTGCGGTCGTCCTGGCGGGGGGAATCTGGTGGCTCGCCTCCGGATTCTTCCCCGCCGGGGCGATCCCCACCCCGCCGGAGGTGCTGGGCCGGCTGGGGCAGCTGGTGCTGACCGGAGAGTTCTGGTCCGCGATCGGTATCACCGTCGGTACCTTCGCGCTTGCTCTGACCGTCAGCATCGTCGTGGCCGTCCCGCTCGGCCTCGTGATCGGCGCCAGCACGTTCTGGACCCAGAGCACCCGGTTGCTCTTCGATTTCCTCCGCACCATCCCGCCGATCGCATTGCTGCCGCTGCTGCTGCTGGTACTCGGAGCCGACTTCGAGATGGTCTTCGGCCTCGCGGTCCTCGGGGCCATCTGGCCGATCCTCATCCAGTCGATCTACGCCGCCCGGCAAGGGGAGGCGCTCCTGGTCGACATGTCCGCTGCGTATCGCATCCCGCGCGGGTGGTTCATCCGGCACATCTTCGTCCCCGGCGCACTCCCGTTCGTGATGACCGGAGTTCGACTGGGCACGACGATCTGTCTGCTGCTGACGATCTCCGGGCAGCTCCTCGGAGCGGCCCCCGGTCTCGGCCACGAGATCGCCGCAGCCCAAGCCTGGTACGACACCCCGCGCATGTACGCCTATGTCCTGGTGGCCGCGATACTCGGCCTCATCGTGAACGCGGGCGTATGGGCGGCGCAACGCCGCCTGCTGCGCTGGCATCCGTCCGTCCGAGGGGAGTCCCGCTGA
- a CDS encoding ABC transporter ATP-binding protein translates to MTSNSTPAQGAASTTVAALEARGLGHSYGPRQILGGIDFSVEQGEFVCIVGPSGVGKTTLLRCLSGLQVSTAGELHVLGSVVKEPQPGVALVFQDYSRSLMPWASVLENVTLPLRANRVSKKDANARAYEALEQVGLAAAVGDQYPWQLSGGMQQRVAIARALAYDPTVLLMDEPFASVDAQTRSDLEDLVLRLQRRLGLTVILVTHDIDESVYLSDRIVVLAGSPAHVAEIVDVPLGAERDQIGTKSDPAFATTRAHVHNLVRAAAAVSPSTGTARVVDVP, encoded by the coding sequence ATGACCTCGAACTCCACGCCCGCGCAGGGCGCAGCATCCACCACCGTCGCCGCGCTCGAGGCGCGAGGGCTCGGCCACTCCTACGGTCCGCGCCAGATCCTCGGAGGCATCGACTTCTCGGTCGAGCAGGGCGAGTTCGTGTGCATCGTCGGACCGTCCGGCGTCGGCAAGACCACCCTCCTGCGATGCCTGTCCGGGTTGCAGGTGTCGACCGCGGGTGAGCTGCACGTGCTCGGCTCCGTGGTCAAGGAGCCCCAGCCCGGTGTCGCCCTCGTGTTCCAGGACTACAGCCGCTCGCTCATGCCGTGGGCGTCGGTGCTGGAGAACGTGACACTGCCGCTGCGCGCCAACCGGGTATCCAAGAAGGACGCGAACGCCCGTGCCTATGAGGCCCTCGAGCAGGTCGGCCTCGCCGCCGCGGTGGGGGACCAGTACCCCTGGCAGCTCTCCGGCGGGATGCAGCAGCGCGTGGCGATCGCGCGTGCTCTCGCCTACGACCCGACGGTCCTCCTCATGGACGAGCCGTTCGCGTCGGTGGACGCGCAGACCCGCTCAGACCTCGAGGACCTCGTGCTGCGTCTGCAGCGACGGCTCGGGCTCACCGTCATCCTCGTCACCCACGACATCGATGAGTCGGTGTACCTCTCCGACCGCATCGTGGTGCTCGCGGGGTCGCCCGCTCATGTCGCCGAGATCGTCGACGTGCCCCTGGGTGCGGAACGCGATCAGATCGGGACCAAGAGCGACCCGGCCTTCGCCACGACCCGTGCCCACGTGCACAACCTTGTGCGCGCCGCTGCCGCGGTCTCGCCGTCGACGGGTACGGCGCGCGTGGTGGACGTGCCGTGA